The Enteractinococcus fodinae genome has a segment encoding these proteins:
- a CDS encoding ABC-F family ATP-binding cassette domain-containing protein, with amino-acid sequence MISAQQLSVVVGSRTLLSDVTFHINAGDRIGLVGRNGAGKTTLTKVLMDEVIPASGTVMRSGTVGYLPQDPRTGDLSQTVSDRILSARDLAELARRMRRAEEEMSSTDPRQMERGMRRYPTAEAEFIAAGGYAAQSQAASIAANLGIDTSLMHRSLDTLSGGQRRRVELARILFEQPDTMILDEPTNHLDADSIIWLRDYLKTYEGGLMIISHDLDLIDEVVNTVFFLDATRQVIDIYSMGYRAYLKQREVDERRRRRERASAEKKAAALYAQADKMRAKATKAVAAQNMARRADRMLAGLADERVDEKVANLRFPTPAPCGKVPLTASGLSKSYGSTEVFTGVDLAIDQGSRVVVLGFNGAGKTTLLRLLAGHEAPDAGQVEPGYGLKLGYYAQEHETLDVQQSVLDNMKSAAPNLDETAARTVLGSFLFSGDDVYKPAQVLSGGEKTRLALATLVVSGANVLLLDEPTNNLDPASREEILAAIRSYEGAIILVTHDAGAVQALDPDRVLILPDADEDIWSDDYLELVELA; translated from the coding sequence ATGATTTCAGCACAACAGCTGTCTGTTGTGGTTGGCTCCCGGACGCTCCTATCCGATGTCACGTTCCACATCAACGCCGGAGACCGCATCGGACTTGTTGGTCGCAATGGCGCCGGCAAGACCACACTGACCAAAGTGCTCATGGATGAAGTCATCCCAGCCAGTGGAACCGTCATGCGATCCGGCACGGTCGGCTATCTACCGCAGGACCCACGCACCGGAGACTTGAGCCAGACCGTGAGCGACCGGATCCTCTCGGCCCGAGACCTGGCCGAATTGGCTCGACGAATGCGCCGCGCCGAAGAAGAGATGAGCTCCACAGACCCACGTCAGATGGAACGCGGGATGCGCCGCTATCCTACTGCCGAAGCTGAGTTCATCGCAGCCGGAGGTTATGCTGCACAATCGCAGGCTGCCTCAATCGCAGCGAATCTCGGGATCGACACCTCCCTGATGCATCGTTCACTAGACACGTTGTCTGGTGGGCAACGCCGCCGTGTCGAACTGGCTCGGATTCTCTTCGAGCAACCAGATACGATGATCCTCGACGAGCCCACCAACCACTTGGATGCCGATTCCATTATTTGGCTTCGTGACTACCTCAAAACGTACGAGGGCGGGTTGATGATCATCTCGCACGACCTCGATCTGATCGACGAGGTTGTCAATACAGTCTTCTTCTTGGATGCCACCCGTCAGGTGATTGACATTTATTCAATGGGCTACCGTGCCTATTTGAAGCAGCGCGAAGTCGATGAGCGACGTCGACGCCGCGAACGCGCCTCCGCAGAAAAGAAAGCCGCAGCTCTCTACGCGCAGGCCGATAAAATGCGAGCCAAAGCCACCAAAGCAGTCGCAGCCCAGAACATGGCACGCCGGGCTGACCGAATGCTCGCGGGCCTGGCCGATGAGCGCGTAGACGAAAAGGTCGCAAACCTTCGTTTCCCCACGCCTGCGCCATGTGGCAAAGTGCCCTTGACCGCTAGCGGACTGTCAAAATCCTATGGCTCGACCGAAGTGTTTACCGGCGTGGATCTGGCCATCGATCAGGGTTCTCGAGTCGTGGTCCTCGGTTTCAACGGGGCTGGCAAAACTACACTGCTGCGGCTGCTGGCCGGCCACGAAGCACCGGATGCAGGCCAAGTTGAACCAGGTTATGGTCTGAAGCTGGGATACTATGCGCAGGAACACGAGACACTTGATGTGCAGCAGTCTGTGCTGGACAATATGAAATCTGCTGCTCCAAATCTTGATGAAACCGCAGCACGCACGGTGCTCGGTTCCTTCTTATTTTCTGGCGACGACGTCTACAAACCCGCTCAGGTGCTATCTGGCGGTGAAAAGACTCGACTGGCATTGGCCACCCTAGTGGTATCAGGAGCCAACGTCCTATTGCTGGACGAGCCGACCAACAACCTGGACCCGGCATCTCGCGAAGAAATTTTGGCTGCAATCCGCAGCTACGAGGGTGCAATCATCTTGGTAACCCACGATGCCGGAGCGGTCCAGGCCCTTGATCCGGACCGGGTGCTCATCCTGCCCGACGCGGACGAAGATATCTGGTCAGATGACTACCTTGAGCTCGTCGAACTCGCCTAA
- a CDS encoding SURF1 family cytochrome oxidase biogenesis protein, whose protein sequence is MTHEPVAEAAKKPKLNFRFLLSGAWIGGFVFCILFSIATVFLGEWQMDRRMEKLDEINKIVDNYDDEPVPYAAAGALFDDFDEQSKWTPVIVQGQYIEEDTMVARNRPRAGVPGFEVLVPFETDSGDRLIVDRGWLPLGSDASEPETIPSPPQGQARIIVRVVPGEDSLDRDAPAGQVASIHLPTINEQLDYDVADQAYGLMAAESPQMDVVPQQMPEPQRDEGPHLSYSMQWFTFGLMSFAVWGWLAYQKAVRNREDELYGEREEDGFISAHRIERAKPIKRRKGELTDEEIEDAMLNS, encoded by the coding sequence ATGACTCACGAACCTGTTGCCGAAGCCGCAAAGAAGCCGAAACTCAACTTTCGATTTCTCTTGTCAGGTGCTTGGATTGGCGGCTTCGTATTCTGCATCCTGTTTTCCATTGCGACGGTTTTCCTCGGGGAATGGCAAATGGACCGACGGATGGAAAAGCTCGATGAGATTAATAAAATCGTCGATAACTACGATGATGAGCCTGTGCCATATGCCGCGGCCGGAGCGCTGTTTGATGATTTTGACGAGCAGTCGAAATGGACACCAGTCATAGTGCAGGGACAATACATCGAAGAAGACACCATGGTTGCACGCAACCGTCCGCGTGCCGGGGTCCCTGGGTTCGAAGTCCTCGTACCATTTGAAACGGATTCTGGTGACCGCTTGATCGTTGACCGGGGATGGTTACCATTGGGCAGCGACGCCTCAGAACCTGAAACGATACCTTCCCCTCCCCAAGGCCAGGCACGCATCATTGTGCGAGTCGTACCCGGTGAAGACTCATTGGACCGTGACGCACCAGCCGGCCAGGTAGCTTCAATCCATCTTCCGACCATCAACGAACAACTTGATTATGACGTAGCTGATCAAGCGTATGGACTCATGGCGGCCGAGTCTCCTCAGATGGACGTGGTGCCCCAGCAAATGCCAGAGCCGCAGCGTGACGAGGGACCTCACCTGTCCTACTCCATGCAATGGTTCACATTCGGACTGATGTCATTTGCCGTGTGGGGTTGGCTCGCCTATCAGAAAGCGGTTCGGAATCGCGAAGATGAGCTTTACGGTGAGCGAGAAGAAGATGGTTTCATCTCGGCTCACCGAATCGAACGCGCCAAACCGATCAAGCGTCGTAAAGGTGAACTGACCGATGAGGAAATCGAAGACGCCATGCTTAATAGCTAG
- a CDS encoding DUF3099 domain-containing protein — protein MTYQSKSASQPDRKLGRGHARQARKEDKQVYLITGASESVVADSERKNRIYAALIGVRIASLFVVLVTDGWVQLAVFVGGMLAPWIGVQVANTIRQVQARSIETVQPQQAALEAARGEAEEDDNDTVIVGDVLDDQPAAQTAKPSAESSATEAQFGQNERDDDDKRS, from the coding sequence GTGACGTATCAGTCAAAATCTGCCTCTCAACCGGACCGCAAACTTGGTCGCGGTCACGCGCGCCAAGCCCGCAAAGAAGATAAACAGGTCTATCTCATCACGGGCGCCTCGGAGTCTGTGGTAGCAGATTCCGAACGCAAGAATCGTATTTATGCTGCGCTCATCGGGGTGCGCATCGCTTCGCTTTTCGTCGTCTTGGTCACCGACGGGTGGGTACAGCTGGCCGTTTTCGTTGGGGGGATGCTGGCTCCGTGGATCGGAGTCCAAGTTGCCAACACGATCCGTCAGGTCCAGGCTCGTTCCATTGAAACCGTTCAACCCCAACAGGCTGCGCTTGAAGCCGCTCGCGGGGAGGCGGAAGAGGATGACAACGACACCGTTATCGTTGGTGACGTGTTAGATGACCAACCAGCAGCTCAAACGGCCAAGCCGTCCGCTGAATCTTCTGCAACCGAAGCGCAATTTGGCCAAAATGAGAGGGACGATGATGACAAACGGTCCTGA
- the fabG gene encoding 3-oxoacyl-[acyl-carrier-protein] reductase has protein sequence MVAQGRSVLVTGGNRGIGLAIARAFEANGDQVAITSRSGEGPEGLLTVKADVTDMASVDQAFEQIEEAHGPVEVLVNNAGVTNDQLLLRMSEEDFEQVVDTNLTGSFRALKRATRGMIRLKRGRVIFISSVVGLYGSPGQVNYAASKAGLVGMARSLTRELGSRNITANVVAPGYIDTDMTQQLSEDLQKQYKQAIPAGRFADPAEVANVVRWLASDEASYISGAVIPVDGGLGMGH, from the coding sequence ATTGTGGCGCAAGGCCGAAGTGTACTGGTGACCGGTGGTAACCGGGGGATAGGGTTAGCCATCGCCCGGGCCTTTGAGGCCAACGGGGACCAGGTGGCAATCACCTCGCGGTCCGGCGAAGGACCCGAGGGACTGCTGACTGTCAAAGCTGACGTCACGGATATGGCATCCGTTGACCAGGCCTTTGAGCAAATAGAGGAAGCGCACGGACCGGTGGAAGTGTTGGTGAACAACGCTGGTGTCACCAATGATCAGCTGTTGCTCCGCATGTCTGAAGAAGATTTCGAACAAGTCGTGGACACGAACCTGACCGGTTCGTTCCGCGCTTTAAAGCGTGCGACTCGCGGCATGATCCGCCTCAAACGAGGCCGCGTAATTTTCATTTCTTCAGTCGTGGGTCTGTACGGCTCTCCGGGGCAGGTCAACTATGCAGCCTCCAAGGCTGGTCTGGTGGGCATGGCCCGCTCCTTGACCCGAGAGTTGGGATCACGCAATATCACTGCAAATGTTGTAGCACCCGGATATATCGATACAGACATGACGCAACAGCTCAGCGAGGATCTCCAAAAACAATACAAACAGGCAATCCCGGCTGGTCGATTCGCCGACCCAGCTGAAGTGGCCAATGTAGTTCGCTGGTTGGCCTCCGATGAAGCAAGCTATATTTCAGGGGCGGTTATCCCAGTAGATGGCGGCCTAGGGATGGGACACTAA
- a CDS encoding SDR family oxidoreductase produces the protein MTQTQDLANTGIIVTGSSRGVGAATAQRLAARGAGVVINYRQKAPRANKVVKQIEDAGGRAVAVGADITTSEGRKAMLDAAQSSFGGLDVLVLNASGGMESDFGEDYAMRLNRDAQVAMLEEALEVMKPGAQIVYVTSHQAHFIDDVPTMPEYEPVAKSKRAGEVALRERIPALQDKGIGFVVVTADMIEGTITATLLNRMNPDAIESRRQAAGKLYTVDEFADEIAALVGRDDLEVGHTEYVGAAHDYFEQLKSK, from the coding sequence ATGACACAGACTCAAGATTTAGCAAATACCGGCATCATCGTCACCGGTTCTTCTCGCGGCGTGGGCGCCGCCACCGCGCAGCGCCTGGCAGCTCGTGGCGCCGGGGTGGTCATCAACTACCGCCAAAAAGCACCCCGCGCTAATAAAGTGGTCAAACAAATTGAAGATGCGGGTGGCAGAGCTGTAGCTGTCGGCGCAGATATCACCACTTCGGAAGGCCGCAAAGCCATGCTTGATGCTGCCCAATCCTCCTTTGGTGGGCTTGATGTGTTGGTGTTAAATGCTTCTGGCGGGATGGAATCTGACTTCGGGGAAGACTACGCTATGCGACTCAACCGAGATGCTCAGGTCGCCATGTTGGAAGAAGCACTCGAGGTTATGAAACCGGGCGCCCAAATCGTATACGTCACGAGTCACCAAGCTCATTTCATCGACGACGTTCCGACCATGCCCGAGTACGAACCTGTAGCAAAATCCAAACGAGCCGGTGAGGTTGCTCTTCGGGAGCGCATACCGGCCCTGCAGGATAAGGGGATCGGTTTCGTGGTGGTGACCGCTGACATGATCGAGGGCACTATCACAGCGACTCTGCTGAACCGGATGAATCCAGACGCTATTGAGTCGCGCCGTCAAGCAGCTGGAAAGTTGTATACCGTCGACGAGTTCGCTGATGAAATCGCGGCTCTGGTAGGACGCGACGATCTCGAAGTTGGTCATACCGAATACGTCGGTGCGGCACATGATTACTTCGAGCAGTTGAAGAGCAAGTAG
- a CDS encoding suppressor of fused domain protein translates to MSYFSPQFRNPRMEHFEREIHDVLPHHFARFLEGEPLNIFEQVSDHMHLHLYIWAPTSRRNMWTVVTAGMSAHAMNTPPELSYYSRVELVFTLPATWPSIEDIERMPSIRANEYQWPLEVMTAVARLPYLYNTWLARGHTVRNGHESDDTYAGSKFSGVLVDGVTSLPHTAQLMEVNGTPVHFLGLYPLYPQELHNILRRHITGHEWFHRCLEAGFHEGLLTERPLLG, encoded by the coding sequence ATGAGCTATTTCTCTCCGCAATTCCGAAACCCGCGTATGGAGCACTTCGAACGCGAAATACACGACGTGCTCCCACACCATTTTGCACGGTTCCTTGAAGGGGAACCATTGAATATATTTGAGCAAGTCTCTGATCACATGCATCTGCATCTCTACATCTGGGCTCCGACCTCGCGCCGCAATATGTGGACCGTCGTAACAGCAGGGATGTCCGCGCATGCCATGAATACGCCACCAGAACTCAGCTATTACTCACGCGTTGAGCTCGTCTTCACGCTGCCCGCGACCTGGCCGTCGATCGAGGATATCGAGCGGATGCCATCCATCAGGGCTAACGAATACCAGTGGCCTCTCGAAGTGATGACGGCGGTGGCTCGACTTCCATACCTTTATAACACCTGGCTGGCTCGTGGCCACACGGTCCGCAACGGCCATGAGAGCGATGACACCTATGCCGGCTCGAAGTTCTCTGGGGTGCTTGTCGATGGTGTGACGTCGTTACCGCACACGGCCCAACTCATGGAGGTAAACGGCACACCTGTGCACTTTCTGGGCCTATATCCGCTGTATCCTCAGGAACTTCACAACATTCTGCGCCGTCACATAACCGGTCATGAGTGGTTTCACCGATGTCTCGAAGCGGGTTTCCACGAAGGATTGCTGACGGAGCGCCCGTTGTTAGGCTAG
- the serB gene encoding phosphoserine phosphatase SerB — translation MPTNIAKMKIGDRVVVYNNAGHPHLDGVPTYAEAIQGVGFTGHRWISAADRLKDLPDHWYPAVMSKLTVQTLQDHAPLVVFDVDSTLIHEEVIELLAAHAGKEREVAEVTERAMRGEIDFADSLHYRVATLEGLPVSVLDEVAAAATIHEGVPGLVEAVQQAGGHVYAVSGGFTHALAPLAAQLGLDGYAANTLEIADGKLTGKVTGQVIDRAAKAAMLRQWAAAHQVPLEATIAVGDGANDIDMLELAGYGVGFCPKPVVRQHADCIIEIPTHDVLRAVLGL, via the coding sequence ATGCCGACAAATATTGCCAAGATGAAGATCGGTGACCGTGTGGTCGTTTACAACAATGCTGGTCATCCTCATCTAGATGGCGTACCAACATATGCAGAAGCGATTCAAGGCGTTGGCTTTACCGGACATCGCTGGATTTCTGCTGCAGATCGTCTCAAAGATCTTCCTGACCATTGGTATCCAGCTGTCATGTCTAAACTGACCGTTCAGACGCTGCAAGACCATGCGCCACTGGTCGTATTCGATGTTGACTCCACACTTATCCATGAGGAAGTGATTGAGCTTCTCGCCGCACACGCGGGAAAGGAACGTGAAGTAGCCGAGGTTACTGAGCGTGCCATGCGCGGTGAGATCGACTTTGCTGACTCGCTGCACTATCGGGTCGCGACTTTAGAAGGGTTGCCCGTCAGCGTCCTCGATGAAGTGGCCGCGGCCGCTACGATTCACGAAGGGGTGCCCGGCCTGGTGGAGGCGGTACAACAAGCCGGGGGCCATGTTTACGCAGTCTCTGGTGGTTTCACTCATGCTCTGGCGCCTCTCGCGGCTCAATTAGGCCTCGACGGATATGCCGCGAACACCTTAGAAATCGCTGACGGCAAGCTCACTGGAAAGGTCACCGGCCAGGTTATTGATCGGGCCGCGAAAGCTGCCATGCTACGGCAATGGGCCGCAGCGCATCAGGTTCCGTTGGAAGCGACAATTGCCGTGGGTGACGGCGCCAATGACATCGACATGCTTGAGCTGGCTGGTTATGGAGTTGGGTTCTGTCCCAAGCCTGTGGTGCGTCAACACGCGGACTGCATCATCGAGATTCCCACCCACGATGTGCTGCGGGCGGTCCTGGGCCTCTAG
- a CDS encoding ABC transporter ATP-binding protein gives MSRVSIQRGQNLLLDEVSWHVREGERWIVMGPNGAGKSTLINVAAARLHPTSGNVGILGEVLGAVDVFELRPSIGLSSTLLAEQVPGGETIQNLVVTAAYGVTGRWREEYDAEDLERAERLLARWGIAGYSNRKFRTLSEGERKRALIARAMMTDPELLILDEPGAGLDLAGRETLVRSLTQLATDPLAPTPILVTHHVEEIPPNFTHALLLRDGQVISAGPIDAALTEDTLSEAFRLPLNVSRNSQGRFTAFART, from the coding sequence ATGTCGCGTGTAAGTATCCAACGTGGTCAGAATCTGTTGCTCGATGAGGTCTCATGGCATGTGCGAGAGGGCGAGCGCTGGATCGTGATGGGCCCCAATGGTGCGGGCAAATCAACGTTAATCAATGTTGCTGCGGCCCGCCTGCATCCGACCTCAGGCAACGTAGGAATTCTGGGGGAAGTTCTGGGAGCTGTTGATGTTTTCGAGCTCAGACCGTCCATTGGCTTGTCTTCAACGTTGTTGGCTGAACAAGTACCCGGCGGTGAAACGATCCAGAACCTTGTGGTTACCGCAGCTTACGGGGTCACTGGTCGCTGGCGTGAAGAATACGATGCGGAAGACTTGGAACGCGCAGAGCGGCTCCTGGCTCGATGGGGGATAGCCGGATACAGTAACCGTAAGTTTCGGACCCTGTCTGAAGGTGAACGAAAACGTGCACTCATTGCCCGTGCGATGATGACCGACCCAGAGCTGCTGATCCTGGATGAGCCTGGTGCGGGTCTTGATCTGGCCGGTCGCGAGACCCTAGTGCGCTCACTGACCCAGCTGGCTACAGATCCTTTAGCACCAACCCCTATTCTTGTCACCCATCACGTCGAAGAAATCCCACCGAACTTTACCCACGCACTGTTACTGCGGGACGGCCAAGTTATTTCAGCTGGACCGATTGACGCTGCCTTAACGGAAGATACCTTGTCGGAAGCATTCCGTTTGCCGTTGAACGTTTCCCGCAACTCCCAGGGTCGATTCACCGCGTTTGCTCGCACCTAA
- a CDS encoding sulfite exporter TauE/SafE family protein has translation MEILGLEWWQALIVLLAGFWAGTINSVVGSGTLVTFPVLVSVGFPPVTAQMSNAIGLVAAGFSGTWGYRRELKEAGTIAKKLTGGSLLGGIIGATLLMALPPAVFGYAAPALIVFAILFVVFQPRLNAWVRRRRIADGDEPVRDDVLPVPSGRVSPALFILVFLAGIYGGYFVAAQGVLLMGILGVFMTTGTLVHANAIKTWLSLAVNLIAAAGYLMFAFDRIDWSAVLLIAASSVIGGSVGAQIGRRIQPNVLRGVIVVVGLVGLVNMVLRLVNG, from the coding sequence ATGGAGATTCTGGGCTTGGAGTGGTGGCAAGCACTCATCGTACTGCTGGCTGGTTTCTGGGCGGGGACGATCAATTCAGTGGTCGGTTCCGGCACGCTTGTGACCTTTCCGGTGCTTGTGTCAGTCGGTTTCCCGCCGGTCACCGCGCAGATGTCGAATGCGATAGGTTTAGTTGCCGCCGGTTTTTCCGGTACCTGGGGATACCGGCGAGAACTTAAAGAAGCCGGCACGATCGCGAAAAAACTCACCGGAGGCTCGCTACTAGGTGGGATTATCGGTGCCACCCTGCTGATGGCACTGCCACCGGCCGTTTTCGGGTATGCAGCGCCAGCGCTTATTGTATTCGCCATCCTTTTCGTCGTCTTCCAACCGCGTCTCAATGCCTGGGTCCGTCGGCGCAGAATAGCCGATGGTGACGAGCCGGTGCGCGATGACGTGCTACCGGTACCCAGCGGACGGGTTTCCCCGGCCCTGTTCATACTGGTGTTTCTTGCTGGAATCTATGGCGGGTACTTCGTCGCTGCCCAAGGTGTGCTCTTGATGGGTATCCTTGGCGTGTTCATGACCACAGGTACTCTCGTGCACGCAAACGCCATCAAGACCTGGTTGTCATTGGCCGTGAATCTCATTGCCGCGGCAGGCTATTTGATGTTTGCATTTGACCGCATCGACTGGAGCGCCGTGTTACTCATCGCAGCCTCGTCAGTTATCGGAGGCTCCGTGGGTGCCCAGATTGGGCGTCGAATCCAACCCAACGTCTTGCGTGGTGTGATTGTGGTCGTGGGACTGGTAGGTCTGGTCAATATGGTGCTGCGCCTCGTCAACGGTTGA
- a CDS encoding type B 50S ribosomal protein L31 — protein sequence MQKDIHPDYHYVIFNDLSSGERVLTRTTATSERTAEWEDGNTYPVIDVEISAASHPFYTGKQRILDTAGRVERFNARFKGFGGNK from the coding sequence ATGCAAAAAGATATTCACCCTGATTACCACTACGTAATCTTTAACGACCTCTCCTCTGGTGAGCGCGTCCTGACACGTACCACCGCGACTTCCGAGCGCACCGCAGAGTGGGAAGACGGTAACACCTACCCGGTCATCGATGTTGAAATCTCCGCTGCTTCGCACCCGTTCTACACCGGTAAGCAGCGTATTTTGGACACCGCTGGTCGCGTCGAGCGCTTCAACGCTCGTTTCAAAGGCTTCGGCGGCAACAAATAA
- a CDS encoding lipoyl protein ligase domain-containing protein, whose amino-acid sequence MTALPPDNGKHFHGEFKVPGGKLVAADLHVSNGTITTANINGDFFLEPDDALDDINRALVGLPQDASHSTIARTIEAALDESVVMFGFDAQSVATAVRRATGYATRWQDHAWEIIVPTEIPIYTQVALDQVLTEDVAAGRTPPAMRLWKWPLSEPAVVIGSFQSFSNEVDANAAEKYGIKVARRISGGGAMFMEADNCVTYSLYTPTSLVDGMSFTDSYPFLDAWVMDALNRMEVKAFYEPLNDISTPEGKIGGAAQKRLASGSMLHHVTMSYDIDAQKMTEVLRIGREKISDKGITSAQARVDPLRRQTGMERSEIWDVMIETFAERYGATTREVTADEISRAEALAEEKFTTRDWIHRVP is encoded by the coding sequence ATGACTGCTTTACCTCCTGACAATGGCAAGCACTTTCACGGCGAATTCAAGGTACCCGGTGGAAAATTAGTGGCTGCCGATCTCCACGTGTCGAACGGCACTATTACGACGGCAAATATTAATGGTGATTTTTTTCTAGAACCTGATGACGCCCTAGACGATATTAACCGGGCCCTGGTGGGGCTGCCGCAGGATGCGAGCCACAGTACGATCGCTAGAACCATTGAGGCCGCTCTGGATGAGTCAGTGGTGATGTTTGGTTTTGATGCCCAATCGGTCGCGACGGCCGTCCGACGGGCTACCGGGTATGCGACCCGTTGGCAAGACCACGCGTGGGAAATCATCGTTCCCACGGAGATTCCCATATACACCCAAGTCGCACTCGACCAGGTTCTGACTGAGGATGTGGCAGCCGGGCGGACCCCTCCAGCTATGCGCCTTTGGAAATGGCCGCTCAGCGAACCTGCCGTGGTGATTGGATCGTTCCAAAGTTTCAGCAACGAAGTCGATGCGAACGCAGCCGAAAAATACGGAATCAAGGTTGCCCGCCGGATATCTGGTGGCGGTGCCATGTTTATGGAAGCGGATAACTGCGTGACCTATTCGCTGTATACCCCGACCTCCTTGGTTGATGGTATGAGCTTCACTGATTCGTATCCCTTCTTAGACGCTTGGGTTATGGACGCTTTGAATCGGATGGAGGTCAAGGCCTTCTACGAGCCCCTTAATGACATCTCCACGCCCGAAGGAAAAATTGGTGGTGCAGCCCAAAAACGACTTGCATCAGGGTCCATGTTGCATCACGTGACAATGTCATATGACATTGACGCCCAGAAGATGACCGAGGTGCTGCGTATTGGACGCGAGAAAATCTCGGACAAGGGCATCACCTCGGCACAGGCCCGTGTCGACCCGTTGAGACGTCAAACTGGAATGGAACGCTCCGAGATATGGGACGTCATGATTGAGACCTTTGCGGAGCGCTACGGGGCCACGACGCGGGAAGTTACCGCTGACGAGATCTCCCGGGCTGAGGCGCTTGCAGAGGAGAAGTTCACAACCCGGGATTGGATTCATCGCGTACCGTAG